A single genomic interval of Mucilaginibacter robiniae harbors:
- a CDS encoding L-rhamnose mutarotase gives MLVWFLLLGRVIPGYANTSSPAIIEVVKEKQSALNAGKLEVVCKKYHILNSAIYQWKNHWVIYSSLSNVNALRRQLAAQYPRVTVKTYQHPFYNFERKHCSSITVAKQWDNIILTANLVKNTKLQQEYLNYHATQFKKWPMVAQGFCNAGFQQLQVFKNGRQLMLVISIPKGASLDNLNLKTTEHNPQMVKWNTIMKKYQEGISGTQPGEVWVFFKPLS, from the coding sequence ATGCTTGTATGGTTCTTGCTGCTTGGGCGAGTAATACCTGGTTATGCTAATACCTCATCACCCGCAATTATTGAAGTGGTGAAAGAAAAGCAATCAGCCTTAAATGCTGGTAAGCTGGAAGTAGTATGCAAAAAATACCATATCTTGAACAGTGCTATTTACCAGTGGAAGAATCATTGGGTAATTTACAGTAGCCTAAGCAATGTAAATGCATTACGCCGTCAGCTAGCAGCACAATATCCGCGTGTTACAGTTAAAACTTACCAACATCCATTTTACAATTTTGAACGGAAGCATTGTAGCAGTATAACGGTTGCTAAACAATGGGATAATATCATTTTGACTGCTAACCTAGTGAAGAATACAAAGTTGCAACAAGAATATTTGAACTATCACGCTACGCAATTCAAAAAATGGCCTATGGTAGCACAGGGTTTTTGTAACGCCGGTTTTCAGCAGCTTCAGGTGTTCAAGAATGGCCGGCAGTTGATGTTGGTTATCAGCATTCCTAAAGGTGCCAGTTTGGATAATTTGAACCTAAAAACTACCGAACATAATCCGCAAATGGTAAAATGGAATACTATCATGAAAAAGTATCAGGAAGGAATATCTGGTACACAGCCAGGCGAAGTTTGGGTGTTTTTTAAACCATTAAGTTAA
- a CDS encoding Gfo/Idh/MocA family protein: MLKLGILGLSEGRSTMSAALQSSKYELKLACDLNTELCEHRAKEFDFHHFTTNYQDLLDDTKIDVIAIYTPDHLHAKHVKQALEAGKHVICTKPFIDDLSKAQELINLSEKTGKKIFVGQSSRFFEPAKRQHADFEAGQIGELITIEAHYHADHRWFLEKPWALESAFKWLYGGLSHPVDFIRWYLPDVEEVMGYGMISSNGKNAGLKNEDTMHFIFKAADGRIARVSGAYTGPIQPAQRDSGMTVILRGTEGASQADYHELRYAITDKTGEEKIVYWGDKVMKHYFRFEGQSHHAGEYQNYLEYFADCLESNQTAYPDVKEGVGTVALLMAMDKTLQTGLPVKVADILSAYNLSATELKS, from the coding sequence ATGTTGAAATTAGGAATATTAGGTTTGAGTGAAGGGCGTAGCACCATGTCGGCTGCGTTGCAAAGCTCAAAGTATGAGTTAAAACTAGCTTGCGATCTTAATACAGAGCTTTGTGAGCATCGTGCCAAAGAGTTTGATTTTCATCATTTCACAACTAATTATCAGGATTTACTTGATGATACTAAAATAGATGTAATTGCTATCTATACGCCCGATCATTTACATGCCAAGCATGTTAAGCAAGCACTGGAAGCTGGCAAGCATGTAATTTGTACCAAACCGTTTATTGATGATTTAAGCAAAGCTCAAGAACTGATAAACCTATCTGAAAAAACGGGCAAAAAAATATTTGTAGGCCAAAGCTCTCGCTTTTTTGAACCTGCTAAAAGGCAACATGCCGATTTTGAAGCTGGACAAATTGGCGAACTGATTACAATTGAAGCGCACTACCATGCCGATCATCGCTGGTTTCTGGAAAAACCTTGGGCATTAGAGTCTGCATTTAAATGGTTATATGGTGGCTTAAGTCACCCGGTTGATTTTATACGTTGGTACCTGCCCGATGTTGAAGAGGTAATGGGTTATGGTATGATTAGCAGTAACGGTAAAAATGCCGGTTTAAAAAACGAAGATACCATGCACTTTATTTTTAAAGCTGCTGATGGCCGTATAGCTCGCGTAAGTGGCGCTTATACCGGGCCCATACAGCCGGCACAGCGGGATAGTGGCATGACTGTTATTCTCAGAGGTACTGAAGGCGCATCACAAGCTGATTACCACGAATTGCGTTACGCTATTACCGACAAAACAGGTGAAGAAAAAATTGTTTACTGGGGAGATAAAGTGATGAAACATTACTTCCGGTTTGAAGGACAAAGCCATCACGCCGGCGAGTACCAGAATTATCTGGAGTACTTTGCAGATTGTTTGGAAAGTAATCAAACCGCTTATCCTGATGTAAAGGAAGGCGTAGGCACTGTTGCCCTGTTGATGGCTATGGATAAAACATTGCAAACCGGTTTGCCGGTTAAGGTGGCTGATATCTTATCCGCTTACAATCTGTCGGCAACCGAACTTAAATCTTAA
- a CDS encoding sodium:solute symporter family transporter, translating into MHNIIERLTLLDYATVAAYIIILAIIGYKASLSNRNQADQTLFLAHKSLGWASIGFNMWGTNVGPSMLLAFASIGYSTGVVAVNFDWYAFVFLMLLAMVFAPRYLVAQVTTMPEFMGNRYGDSTHNVLAWYALIKILISWLSLGLFAGGFLVRQILGIPMWESVIALVSFGGILAYSGGLNTIAKVNVFQMILLIAVSLTLTILGINKVGGLSAVYHKVPHEYWNLIHPASDKKYPWYAILLGYPVAAVAFFCTDQSMVQSVLGAKNLEQGQLGINFIGWLKILSLPLFILTGILCYILFPHLKDPAEAYMTMVTNLFPSGMNGLVIVVLVAVLVGTIGSSLNSLSTVFTMDVYAKKINPNATNQDVIRVGRITVIVGCLLAVIMALAIDSIKGLNLFDVFQSVLGFIAPPLSVVFLLTVFWKRTTRKAVNLVLSVGSALSLGTGIVYLWVLPSDRYSFWPHYLILSFLIFIFLLIAAVMISLLDSSPEVYRPQDNQVISLPKTTLRVKVAWVVLTIVMIGLYLIFNGH; encoded by the coding sequence ATGCACAATATCATTGAGCGTTTAACCCTCTTAGATTATGCTACCGTTGCAGCTTATATAATTATATTAGCTATAATCGGGTATAAGGCAAGTTTATCTAACCGTAACCAAGCCGATCAAACCTTGTTTCTGGCTCACAAATCATTAGGGTGGGCTAGTATAGGCTTTAACATGTGGGGAACCAACGTGGGGCCGTCCATGCTGTTGGCTTTTGCCAGTATTGGGTATAGTACAGGAGTAGTAGCTGTTAATTTTGATTGGTATGCCTTTGTATTCCTGATGCTGCTGGCTATGGTATTTGCGCCACGTTACCTGGTTGCTCAGGTAACTACCATGCCAGAATTTATGGGCAACCGTTATGGTGATTCTACCCACAATGTACTGGCTTGGTATGCACTCATAAAAATCTTGATATCTTGGCTTTCACTAGGATTGTTTGCTGGCGGCTTTTTGGTACGGCAAATATTGGGCATTCCGATGTGGGAATCCGTCATAGCTTTGGTCTCATTCGGTGGAATATTGGCCTACTCTGGCGGCCTGAATACTATAGCTAAGGTGAATGTTTTTCAAATGATATTGCTGATAGCTGTTTCTTTAACATTAACGATTTTAGGTATCAATAAAGTAGGCGGATTATCAGCAGTCTATCACAAAGTACCGCATGAGTATTGGAACCTGATCCATCCGGCTAGCGATAAAAAATATCCGTGGTATGCCATCCTGTTGGGCTATCCGGTAGCCGCTGTAGCTTTCTTTTGTACAGATCAATCGATGGTGCAATCCGTTTTAGGTGCTAAAAATCTGGAACAAGGGCAGTTGGGTATCAATTTTATCGGCTGGCTTAAAATACTTTCATTGCCTTTATTTATTCTTACTGGCATCTTGTGCTATATTCTATTTCCTCATCTGAAAGATCCGGCTGAGGCTTACATGACTATGGTTACTAACCTTTTCCCTTCCGGTATGAACGGGTTAGTAATTGTCGTATTAGTAGCTGTACTGGTAGGCACTATAGGGTCTTCTTTAAACTCTCTGAGCACCGTGTTTACGATGGATGTTTATGCTAAAAAGATAAACCCCAATGCTACTAACCAGGATGTTATACGAGTAGGACGAATTACGGTTATCGTAGGCTGCCTTTTAGCAGTTATTATGGCGTTGGCTATTGATAGTATAAAAGGGTTGAACCTGTTTGATGTTTTTCAATCGGTTCTAGGGTTTATTGCTCCTCCTTTATCCGTAGTATTTTTACTAACTGTGTTTTGGAAACGTACTACTCGCAAGGCTGTAAACTTAGTCTTATCGGTAGGTTCGGCATTGAGCTTAGGTACAGGCATCGTGTATTTGTGGGTTTTACCATCTGATCGGTATAGTTTCTGGCCACATTACCTGATATTGTCTTTCCTGATCTTTATTTTTCTGCTGATTGCCGCAGTAATGATTTCCTTGTTAGATAGTTCGCCTGAAGTTTACCGGCCGCAAGATAACCAAGTAATTAGCTTGCCTAAAACTACCTTACGGGTGAAGGTAGCATGGGTAGTGTTAACAATAGTAATGATAGGTTTATACCTGATTTTTAATGGACATTGA
- a CDS encoding alpha-L-rhamnosidase-related protein, translating to MSAHAQTKATWIWYPGDYEIWLSNKMQNRRTDRGSFLPPLWKLDSHYVLVDFHKDFELAAPEEALIAIEGQYNVRIDGKAVSGYPKSVTLPSGKHRINIKIYNQGNVPALFVKSAHVVSDSSWQATFEDKEWIDASGKTSDLSATVYVPAGSWNFNESTVLPSAFHLPTEPMKAVSKEKKAHSIMVDFGKETFGYVKLHDVKGKGHITLYYGESPEEARATETCELLDRIEVSNQQNADITLEGSRAFRYVNIQYDDNVSVDDVSMLYEYSPVEQRGSFRCSDDQINKIWDIAAYTLHLNTREFFIDGIKRDRWVWSGDAAQSYLMNYYLYFDSPTVKRTITALRGKDPVTSHTNTIMDYTFYWFISIYDYYQHTGDKAFIRQTYPRMQTMMNYCLGRRDKDGLMEGLPGDWVFIDWADGLSKKGEVSFEQLLFCRSLESMALCANLMHDGKNAAMYNTLAKSLKAKLFSYYWNPQKHAFVHSRINGKPTANVTRYANMFAIFFNYLTDAQKQGVKKYVLLNDNIQKITTPYMQFYELEALCAMNEQSYVLQRMKDYWGGMLNLGATTFWEEYNPAVKGTDIYAMYGRPFGKSLCHAWGASPIYLLGKYYLGVKPTAPGYQQYTIEPQLGGLQWMEGIVPTPNGNIKVHCSGRQIQVSADSGTGTLRFKSKTQPVCNEATIKSAANGFYELTIQKGKSYTVNYTAA from the coding sequence ATGTCTGCTCATGCGCAAACCAAAGCCACCTGGATATGGTATCCTGGTGATTATGAAATATGGCTGAGTAACAAAATGCAAAACCGCCGCACAGACCGGGGTTCGTTTTTACCACCTTTATGGAAGTTGGACAGCCATTATGTACTGGTAGATTTTCATAAAGATTTTGAACTGGCAGCACCGGAAGAAGCATTGATTGCTATTGAAGGGCAATACAATGTCCGGATAGATGGTAAAGCTGTATCCGGCTATCCGAAGAGTGTAACCTTACCTTCTGGCAAGCACCGTATCAATATCAAAATTTATAATCAAGGTAACGTGCCTGCTCTTTTTGTGAAAAGTGCTCATGTAGTATCCGATAGCTCTTGGCAGGCCACTTTTGAAGATAAGGAATGGATTGATGCCTCTGGTAAAACATCCGATTTATCAGCAACGGTATATGTACCTGCAGGTAGCTGGAACTTTAATGAATCTACAGTACTGCCTTCAGCCTTCCATCTGCCCACCGAGCCTATGAAGGCTGTTAGCAAAGAGAAGAAAGCACATTCAATTATGGTTGATTTTGGTAAAGAAACCTTCGGCTATGTGAAGTTACATGATGTAAAAGGTAAAGGCCATATTACGCTGTATTATGGCGAATCGCCAGAAGAGGCCAGAGCTACAGAAACCTGTGAACTGCTGGACAGGATTGAAGTGAGCAATCAGCAAAATGCAGATATAACACTGGAAGGCTCGCGGGCCTTCCGGTATGTGAATATACAGTATGATGATAATGTAAGTGTAGATGATGTGTCTATGCTGTATGAATATTCGCCGGTTGAGCAAAGGGGCAGTTTCCGGTGTTCTGACGATCAGATTAACAAGATATGGGATATTGCAGCCTATACCTTGCACCTGAATACGCGCGAGTTTTTTATTGATGGTATTAAACGCGACCGTTGGGTATGGTCGGGTGATGCGGCGCAAAGCTACCTGATGAACTACTATTTGTATTTCGATTCGCCTACCGTTAAGCGTACTATTACGGCTTTGCGGGGAAAAGATCCGGTAACCAGTCATACCAATACTATCATGGATTATACTTTTTACTGGTTCATTAGTATTTATGATTATTACCAACACACAGGCGACAAAGCTTTCATCAGGCAAACTTACCCACGTATGCAAACGATGATGAATTACTGTTTAGGCCGTCGTGATAAAGATGGTTTGATGGAGGGTTTACCCGGCGACTGGGTATTTATTGACTGGGCAGATGGCTTGAGTAAAAAGGGTGAAGTAAGCTTTGAGCAACTATTGTTCTGCCGTAGTTTGGAAAGCATGGCTTTATGTGCCAATTTGATGCATGATGGCAAGAATGCGGCTATGTACAATACCTTAGCCAAAAGTTTAAAAGCAAAGTTATTTTCTTACTACTGGAACCCTCAAAAACATGCCTTTGTACACAGTAGAATCAATGGCAAACCTACTGCTAACGTGACGCGCTATGCCAATATGTTCGCCATATTTTTCAATTACCTAACCGATGCACAAAAGCAGGGGGTAAAGAAATATGTATTGTTGAATGATAACATACAAAAAATTACTACGCCTTACATGCAGTTTTACGAACTGGAAGCCCTATGCGCCATGAACGAGCAATCGTATGTACTGCAGCGCATGAAAGATTATTGGGGCGGTATGTTGAATTTAGGCGCTACCACTTTCTGGGAAGAGTACAATCCGGCAGTAAAAGGAACTGATATTTACGCCATGTATGGCCGGCCATTTGGTAAAAGTTTATGTCATGCTTGGGGAGCCAGCCCTATTTATTTATTAGGCAAGTATTACCTGGGCGTAAAACCTACAGCGCCAGGTTATCAGCAATATACAATTGAACCGCAATTAGGTGGCTTGCAGTGGATGGAAGGTATAGTGCCTACACCTAACGGTAATATCAAAGTTCATTGCAGCGGCCGGCAAATTCAGGTTAGTGCCGATAGTGGTACAGGTACCCTGCGCTTTAAAAGCAAAACGCAACCGGTTTGTAACGAAGCAACTATTAAATCAGCAGCTAATGGTTTTTACGAGTTAACCATACAAAAAGGTAAAAGCTATACCGTTAATTACACCGCTGCTTAA
- a CDS encoding glycoside hydrolase family 2 TIM barrel-domain containing protein, with protein sequence MKQITYFIAALLLPTSLFAQLVDKTPAAVPNAPAIYQNDPWEDPSIFGVNRDAARATAYSYRNIQDAAVNDREKSGRMLSLNGEWDFAFAEKPADAPTDFYKNKVSGWKKIPVPSSMEMQGYGKPIYKSAVYPFRPVNPPHVPQDYNGVGSFQRTFTLPESWKDMNITLHFGGVSSGFKVWLNGKFLGYGEDSFLPSEFNITPYLQAGENVLSVQVIRWSDGYFLEDQDQWRLSGIHREVMLLAEPKLRIADFFYQTKLDKQYQDAVLSIRPRIENLTGKPIAGYQLKAQLFDKHNKAVFEKPLQRSVESIINEIYPRLDNVKFGLLEAKVKNPDKWSDEAPNLYTLTLSLEDSTGHVLEVKSCHVGFRSIEFSKTDSKLLINGKVTYLYGVNRPDHDPVKGKALSREDILNDVRTIKRFNFNCIRTSHYPMDPYLYDLCDEYGILVIDEANLETHGLGSKLSNDPMWTGAYLARATRMVMRDKNHPSVIIWSLGNEAGRGPNHAAMAEWIHDFDITRPVHYEPAQGTPQAEGYIDPTDPRYPKTNDHSHRLQNPIDQPYVDIVSRMYPGLYTAPLLANQPNGDHRPIFFVEYSHAMGNSNGNLKEFWDQWRSTPRIIGGAIWEYKDQGLLKKDSSGTPFYAYGGDYGEKYYDDFTIKGIVAADGRPKAAIYECKHVFQPAVCNLVDARKGLIHIKNWHAVENLNQYTVMLQVREDGKVILKKELPRINLAAGHDTTINISGYLPAQKTGSEYLADIHFSLSQDEPWAPKGYEIAADQFALTGLLITKNAAKNFTAATLQNNEVGYVVTGKNFKVTINKTNGALTSYVQNNQEQIKAPFLPHFTRPLTDNDRRGWKANKKLKPWYNADLKLQNINAVQSQRGMVVITSTYTLIHDSVTVKVNYSVNGDGVVKVDYSLLPKSGLPDLPKVGMQAGIKRSYDQITWYGRGPMENYIDRRTGFEAGIYSLPINQFMEPYVVPQENGNRTDVRWMYLADKNADGLLVVADSLLSMSAWPYTEKNIQTAKHTNKLVDAGYLTLNVDLVQMGLGGNDSWSEVAAPLSEYQIPPQPYHYSFYLLPCKVQPGAIGKLAKTIKSSE encoded by the coding sequence ATGAAACAAATAACCTACTTTATAGCAGCCTTACTTTTACCTACCAGCTTGTTTGCACAGTTGGTAGATAAAACACCTGCTGCTGTACCCAATGCACCAGCTATTTACCAGAACGATCCTTGGGAAGATCCTTCCATATTTGGAGTTAATCGAGATGCGGCACGAGCAACAGCTTATTCTTACCGTAACATACAAGATGCTGCTGTTAACGATCGTGAGAAATCAGGACGTATGTTATCACTAAATGGCGAATGGGATTTTGCGTTCGCCGAAAAGCCGGCTGATGCACCAACTGATTTTTATAAAAATAAGGTAAGCGGCTGGAAGAAAATACCAGTACCATCCAGCATGGAAATGCAAGGTTACGGTAAGCCTATTTACAAAAGTGCTGTTTATCCGTTCCGGCCTGTTAATCCGCCGCATGTACCGCAAGATTATAACGGAGTAGGTAGCTTTCAGCGTACGTTTACTTTGCCTGAAAGCTGGAAAGATATGAACATCACGCTGCATTTTGGCGGGGTGAGTTCTGGCTTTAAAGTATGGCTCAATGGTAAGTTTTTGGGCTATGGAGAAGATAGTTTTCTGCCATCAGAATTTAATATAACGCCTTACCTGCAAGCTGGTGAAAATGTACTCTCGGTACAAGTTATTCGTTGGAGCGATGGCTACTTTTTAGAAGACCAGGACCAGTGGCGTTTAAGCGGTATACACCGGGAAGTGATGTTACTGGCCGAACCTAAATTGCGAATAGCGGATTTCTTTTATCAAACTAAATTAGACAAGCAATATCAAGATGCGGTATTAAGTATTCGCCCGCGTATTGAAAACCTGACAGGCAAACCTATAGCAGGCTATCAGCTTAAAGCGCAGTTGTTTGATAAACATAATAAAGCTGTATTCGAAAAACCTTTACAACGCAGTGTAGAAAGCATTATTAATGAAATCTACCCGAGGCTAGACAACGTGAAATTTGGCTTATTAGAAGCTAAAGTGAAAAATCCGGACAAGTGGAGCGATGAGGCTCCCAACTTGTACACTTTAACCTTATCGCTAGAAGATAGTACCGGCCATGTGTTGGAGGTAAAAAGCTGCCACGTGGGTTTTCGTAGTATTGAGTTTTCCAAAACAGATAGTAAGCTGCTTATTAATGGTAAAGTCACCTATTTATACGGTGTAAACCGGCCCGATCATGACCCGGTGAAAGGTAAAGCTTTGTCGCGTGAAGATATCTTGAATGATGTACGTACCATTAAGCGTTTCAACTTTAACTGTATTCGCACCAGCCATTATCCAATGGATCCTTACCTGTACGACCTGTGTGATGAATACGGCATTTTAGTCATTGATGAAGCTAACCTGGAAACGCACGGTTTAGGCTCGAAATTAAGTAACGACCCGATGTGGACAGGCGCCTACTTAGCCCGCGCTACTCGTATGGTGATGCGCGACAAGAACCATCCAAGTGTTATCATCTGGAGTTTAGGTAATGAAGCTGGTCGTGGCCCGAACCATGCAGCTATGGCCGAGTGGATACATGATTTTGATATTACCCGCCCTGTACACTATGAGCCTGCTCAGGGTACACCACAAGCTGAGGGATATATTGATCCAACAGACCCACGTTATCCTAAAACTAACGATCACTCGCATCGTTTGCAAAATCCGATCGATCAGCCTTATGTAGATATTGTGAGCCGCATGTATCCCGGTTTATATACAGCACCATTGTTGGCCAATCAGCCTAATGGTGATCATCGGCCTATATTTTTTGTAGAGTATTCCCATGCTATGGGCAATTCGAATGGTAACCTGAAGGAGTTTTGGGATCAATGGCGTTCTACGCCACGTATTATTGGCGGGGCTATCTGGGAATATAAAGATCAAGGTTTATTGAAAAAAGACTCATCAGGTACGCCGTTTTATGCTTATGGGGGTGACTATGGTGAAAAATACTATGATGATTTTACCATAAAAGGCATTGTTGCTGCTGATGGCCGTCCGAAAGCAGCGATTTACGAATGCAAACACGTATTTCAGCCAGCCGTTTGTAACCTGGTAGATGCTCGTAAAGGATTAATCCACATCAAGAACTGGCATGCGGTAGAGAACTTAAACCAATATACCGTAATGTTGCAAGTACGTGAGGATGGCAAAGTTATATTGAAAAAAGAATTGCCACGTATAAACCTAGCTGCCGGTCATGATACAACAATAAACATATCTGGTTATCTGCCGGCACAAAAAACAGGTAGCGAGTACTTAGCTGATATACACTTTTCGCTATCTCAAGATGAACCATGGGCGCCAAAGGGATATGAAATTGCCGCCGATCAGTTTGCGCTAACCGGATTGCTAATAACAAAAAATGCAGCTAAGAATTTTACGGCTGCTACTTTGCAGAATAATGAAGTTGGCTATGTTGTGACAGGAAAAAACTTTAAAGTAACCATTAACAAAACTAATGGAGCTTTAACTTCTTACGTTCAAAACAATCAGGAGCAAATCAAAGCGCCGTTCTTGCCTCATTTTACCCGCCCACTTACCGATAATGACCGGCGAGGCTGGAAAGCTAATAAAAAACTTAAACCTTGGTATAATGCTGATTTAAAATTGCAGAATATCAACGCTGTTCAATCTCAAAGAGGTATGGTGGTAATTACCAGTACTTATACTCTGATTCATGATAGTGTTACTGTTAAAGTGAACTATTCTGTAAATGGCGATGGAGTAGTGAAAGTAGATTATAGTTTATTGCCCAAATCTGGATTACCTGATCTGCCGAAAGTAGGCATGCAGGCCGGTATCAAACGTAGTTATGATCAGATTACCTGGTATGGTCGTGGCCCAATGGAAAACTACATTGACCGGCGTACTGGCTTTGAAGCCGGAATATACAGCCTGCCTATTAACCAGTTTATGGAACCTTATGTAGTGCCTCAAGAAAACGGAAACCGTACTGATGTACGTTGGATGTATCTGGCAGATAAAAATGCTGATGGTTTATTGGTTGTTGCAGATAGTTTGCTGAGCATGAGTGCTTGGCCATATACCGAAAAAAATATACAAACTGCTAAACACACCAACAAGCTGGTTGATGCGGGCTACCTAACATTGAACGTGGATTTGGTACAAATGGGTTTAGGTGGTAATGATAGCTGGTCGGAAGTGGCAGCGCCGTTGAGTGAGTATCAGATACCACCACAGCCGTATCATTACAGTTTTTATTTATTGCCATGTAAAGTTCAGCCGGGTGCTATCGGTAAACTAGCAAAAACCATTAAAAGCAGCGAGTAA